Within the Cupriavidus malaysiensis genome, the region GGCCTTCCAGGCGCTGCCCCAGGCCGGCACGCCGGGCACGGTCGGCGCCTGCTTGATCGGCCGGCCGCCGTAGCGTACGTGGCGGATGCTGGCGCCGCCGAGGAAACCGAGCGGCCCGTGATCGAACTGGTCGCCGTTGAGATCGTCCAGCGCCACGCCACCTGCGCCGGTGCCGACGAAGGGATTGAGCTGCGTTCCCTTGGGCAGCAGCACATCGATCGAGCCATTCATCTGGTAGGCGTAGTTCTTCCCGACCACGCCCTCGCCGCTGCGCGGGTCGTAGGGCTTGCCGATGCCGGAAAGCAGCAGCAGCCGTACGTTGTGCATCTGGAAGGCGGCGACGATGACGAGGTCGGCCGGCTGCTCGATCTCGCGTCCCTGCGCGTCGACATAGGTCACGCCGGTGGCGCGCTTGCCGTCGCGGCTGAGATTGACCTTGGTGACGTAGGCGTGCGTGCGCAGCGCGAAGTTCGGCTTGCGCTGCAGTACCGGCAGGATCGTGGTCTGCGGCGAGGCCTTCGAATACATGTAGCAGCCGAAGTTCTCGCAGAAACCGCAGAAGTTGCAGGGCCCCAGGCGCACGCCGTAGGGGTTGGTGTAGGGCTGCGAGCAGTTCGCCGCCGGCGCGGGATAGGGGTTGAAGCCCGCTTCGCGCGCCGCCTTCTCGAACAGCAGGGCGCCGTAGCTGTTCTGCAGCGGCGGCGTCGGGTACTCGCTGGTACGCCGGCCTTCCTTCGGGTTGCCGCCCGGCTGGATGTGCCCGTTGAGGTTGCCGGCCTTGCCCGAGGTGCCGAACACCTTCTCGGCGAAGTCGAAGTGCGGCTCGAGTTCGTCGTAGCCGACGCCGAAGTCCTGGATCGTCATGCCGGCCGGGAGGAAGCGCTTGCCGTAGCGTTCCTCGTAGTGGCTGCGCAGCCGGAGCTCTTCGGGCAGCACGCGGTAGTGCATGCCGTTCCAGTGGAAGCCGGCGCCGCCGACGCCGTTGCCGAGCAGGAAGGAACCATGCTGCCGGTAGGGCACGGCGACGTCGCCGAGGCCATGGCGGATCGTCACCGTCTCGCGTGCCAGCTCCTGGAACAGCTTGCCGCGCACGGCGTACTCGAGTTCGTCGACGACCTTCGGGTACTGGGCGTCGGTAGGGGTGTCGCGCATGGCGCCGCGCTCGAGCGCCAGCACGTTGAGCCCGGCCTCGGTCAGTTCCTGGGCGAGGATTGCGCCGGTCCAGCCGAAGCCGACGATGACGGCGTCGACCTTGTCATTCTGGATCGCCATGGTTCAGCCTTGCTTGCCGGAGATGGACACCGGTCCGTACGGGTACCGGGTATTGGGCTGGTCGATCCAGTCGGCGAAATCGGCGCGGGCGCCGGGAAAGCCCACCAGCTTCCAGCCGGCCATGTCATGGTTGCCGCCGTGGATCGGATCGGACAG harbors:
- a CDS encoding GMC family oxidoreductase, encoding MAIQNDKVDAVIVGFGWTGAILAQELTEAGLNVLALERGAMRDTPTDAQYPKVVDELEYAVRGKLFQELARETVTIRHGLGDVAVPYRQHGSFLLGNGVGGAGFHWNGMHYRVLPEELRLRSHYEERYGKRFLPAGMTIQDFGVGYDELEPHFDFAEKVFGTSGKAGNLNGHIQPGGNPKEGRRTSEYPTPPLQNSYGALLFEKAAREAGFNPYPAPAANCSQPYTNPYGVRLGPCNFCGFCENFGCYMYSKASPQTTILPVLQRKPNFALRTHAYVTKVNLSRDGKRATGVTYVDAQGREIEQPADLVIVAAFQMHNVRLLLLSGIGKPYDPRSGEGVVGKNYAYQMNGSIDVLLPKGTQLNPFVGTGAGGVALDDLNGDQFDHGPLGFLGGASIRHVRYGGRPIKQAPTVPGVPAWGSAWKAGVADAYQRLLSIGISGSVMAYRDACLDLDPTYRDAHGLPLLRMTFDWHANEYAMLAYMGDRMEEVGHAMQAEQVFRAIRKPGMHYDTRAYQSTHTTGGAIMGSDPATSVVNRYLQSWDVSNVFVMGASAFPQNMGYNPTGLVAALAYWSAKAIREQYLKQPGPLVQA